Proteins co-encoded in one Ignavibacteria bacterium genomic window:
- a CDS encoding heavy metal-responsive transcriptional regulator gives MVEYFVGQLAKDAGINVESIRYYEKQGLLPKPKRRDSHYRIYDEVDLHRLLFIKRAKELGFTLKEIKELLRLRIDDDAKCGDIKHLTEQKLRDVENRIRDLKKIKTVLVKLIDQCINEEVSSEECPILESIKF, from the coding sequence ATGGTTGAATATTTTGTAGGTCAATTGGCAAAAGATGCCGGAATTAATGTGGAGAGTATCCGCTATTATGAAAAGCAAGGACTTCTTCCCAAACCAAAGCGTAGAGATTCGCATTACAGAATCTATGATGAAGTGGATTTACACCGATTACTTTTCATTAAACGAGCTAAAGAACTTGGTTTTACGCTTAAAGAAATTAAGGAGTTGTTAAGGTTGAGAATCGATGACGATGCAAAATGCGGAGATATCAAACATCTGACTGAACAAAAACTGAGAGATGTGGAGAATAGAATTAGAGACTTAAAAAAGATCAAAACCGTTCTTGTTAAACTCATAGACCAATGCATTAATGAAGAAGTATCATCAGAAGAATGCCCGATTCTTGAATCAATCAAATTTTAA
- a CDS encoding IS1182 family transposase, which translates to MKKTPKTPAFKPYDQHQMFLFPPSIEDMIPKEHPVRVVNSILDKINYTSLFDRYPGGGTSSYNPVMLVKVIVYSYLNNIYTSRKIEAALKENIHHMWISGMQQPDHNSINRFRKDKLSLSLKNLFTQVVELLVEQKVLSIKELYLDGTKIEANANKYTFVWGNAIKSNKEKMKRQLKDIWEFAQTQASEDEKEDFPFEYHEPDPESVKEAIERINKSLADSEAEVPAKLKQKLKYAEKNWPVNLKKYQEQEGILGERKSYSKTDKDATFMRMKEDHMMNGQLKAGYNVEIATNNQLVVSYDIFQKPADATTLPDVVKGIQQEYGESPEYLIADAGYGSEENYQFLHKEGIKGVIKYNYYDAKKKRKSKYPFSHENLYYNQEEDCLICPMGQRMDNVGKRHRKTENGYTLELSRYKAKNCEGCPLRGACHKGAGERIIEISHTGRELRQKAEEILESETGAELYRRRKIDVEPVFGNIKQNMGFTRFTLRGKKGVLTELGLVAFAHNFRKIILGKMFEFTPNFA; encoded by the coding sequence ATGAAAAAGACACCAAAAACCCCTGCATTCAAACCCTACGATCAGCACCAAATGTTTCTGTTTCCTCCTTCAATTGAGGATATGATACCCAAGGAGCATCCTGTTCGTGTGGTAAACTCAATTCTTGATAAAATTAACTATACATCTTTGTTCGACCGATATCCGGGTGGAGGGACTTCCAGTTATAATCCCGTGATGCTTGTAAAGGTAATCGTTTATTCCTACCTTAACAATATTTACACCAGTCGAAAGATAGAAGCTGCCCTAAAGGAAAATATTCATCACATGTGGATAAGCGGTATGCAGCAACCTGATCACAATTCAATAAACAGGTTCCGCAAGGATAAGCTGAGTCTATCCCTGAAAAACCTCTTTACACAGGTGGTTGAACTACTGGTAGAACAGAAAGTCTTGAGCATAAAAGAGTTGTATTTAGACGGTACAAAGATAGAGGCGAATGCCAATAAATATACCTTTGTTTGGGGCAATGCCATCAAATCAAACAAAGAGAAAATGAAGAGACAGCTTAAGGATATTTGGGAATTTGCTCAAACACAGGCCTCAGAGGATGAGAAGGAAGATTTTCCCTTTGAGTACCATGAGCCCGATCCTGAGAGTGTCAAGGAGGCAATAGAGAGGATTAATAAATCTCTGGCAGACAGCGAGGCCGAGGTACCGGCAAAGCTAAAGCAGAAGTTGAAATACGCAGAGAAGAACTGGCCGGTGAATCTGAAGAAATATCAGGAGCAGGAGGGTATACTTGGTGAGAGGAAGTCGTATAGCAAGACAGATAAAGATGCGACATTCATGCGGATGAAGGAAGATCACATGATGAACGGGCAGTTAAAAGCGGGTTATAATGTAGAGATAGCAACGAACAACCAGTTAGTGGTAAGTTATGATATTTTCCAGAAACCTGCTGATGCAACGACATTACCTGATGTAGTAAAGGGAATACAGCAAGAGTATGGAGAGAGCCCTGAGTACTTAATTGCGGATGCGGGTTATGGGTCTGAGGAGAATTACCAGTTCCTACATAAGGAGGGAATAAAGGGAGTAATAAAGTACAATTACTATGATGCTAAGAAGAAGAGAAAAAGTAAGTACCCATTCAGTCACGAGAATCTTTACTATAATCAGGAAGAGGATTGTTTAATCTGTCCGATGGGTCAGAGAATGGATAATGTAGGAAAACGGCACAGAAAAACAGAAAATGGTTACACACTTGAGTTGAGCAGGTACAAGGCGAAGAACTGTGAGGGATGTCCACTTCGGGGAGCATGTCACAAAGGTGCCGGGGAGAGAATTATAGAAATAAGTCATACAGGGAGAGAACTAAGACAGAAGGCGGAAGAGATACTCGAATCAGAGACCGGAGCAGAACTCTACAGACGGAGAAAGATAGATGTGGAGCCGGTCTTCGGAAACATAAAGCAAAACATGGGATTTACGAGGTTCACACTTCGAGGAAAGAAGGGTGTGCTGACAGAGTTGGGATTGGTAGCTTTTGCTCACAATTTTAGAAAGATAATATTAGGCAAAATGTTCGAATTTACCCCAAATTTTGCTTAA
- the merTP gene encoding mercuric transport protein MerTP, with protein MKSKLLSGSGIVTALLASLCCITPVLAVLGGLGGIATTFSFLEPLRPYLIGLTVIVLGYAFYKTYAQKENDAIECACSTDELSDNKAVKIKFINSKKFLWIITAVSVMLITFPYYSAAFFPTEIEDIVIIQSNNIVKSKVNIEGMSCIACEKSVDHALKSKKGVVSATSSYKTGTAYVEYDTTKVKPEQLKKVVEDKVGYKVTSIENIAK; from the coding sequence ATGAAAAGTAAATTATTATCAGGTAGCGGAATTGTAACTGCACTTCTCGCATCGCTTTGCTGTATTACGCCTGTGCTTGCCGTGCTTGGTGGTTTGGGAGGAATAGCTACTACTTTTTCTTTCCTTGAACCGTTGAGACCTTATCTTATTGGACTAACGGTTATCGTTTTGGGATATGCATTTTATAAAACATACGCGCAAAAAGAAAATGATGCAATTGAATGCGCTTGTTCAACCGATGAATTGTCTGACAACAAAGCAGTAAAGATCAAATTCATTAACTCAAAGAAATTCCTTTGGATTATTACTGCTGTTAGTGTAATGCTAATTACATTTCCGTATTACTCGGCAGCTTTTTTCCCAACTGAAATAGAAGATATTGTAATAATACAATCTAATAATATCGTTAAATCCAAGGTGAACATAGAGGGAATGAGTTGCATCGCCTGTGAAAAGTCAGTTGATCATGCGCTTAAATCAAAAAAAGGTGTTGTTAGTGCAACATCATCTTACAAAACCGGTACTGCCTATGTTGAGTATGACACGACAAAAGTTAAACCAGAACAACTTAAAAAGGTTGTTGAGGATAAAGTTGGCTATAAAGTGACGAGCATTGAAAATATAGCAAAATAA